In Setaria italica strain Yugu1 chromosome I, Setaria_italica_v2.0, whole genome shotgun sequence, the genomic window CCTAGCTGATCAAAGAGTAGTAGCGATAGATTACGCGTCGCCGGGAAGAAGAAGCTGGGCTcctgggcggcgccgccgcctccagttCCAGCTCCTCCGAGCCCGAGGGTGGTGTGCAGCTCGTCCCAATCCCAGTCCCAATCCAGCGGAGGGAGCACGCAACAGTCGTAGGAGTAGCTGTCTAGGGCCATGGCGTGTTGCTGGCAGTGTAGCTCTGGGCTGAGCCGGGGCCGAGTGAGATGGCTTGTCATGGATGGGTTGGGTGCGGCGTGCTGGGAGTGCGTGTCCTCTAGCCCTCTTAAATAGGAGGCCCTTTTGGCGGAGGCACCAAAAGCTGTGTCGAATTTGGGTGGATGGAAATGGACCAAGGCCTTTGCTCTGGTATTTTCCTTTTTTCACAGCGCAATGCAACTACCAGTCAATGGGAAAAGAAGTAGTaaaacaaaccaaaaaaaaaaaggaatggcAGCAAAAGAGCAAAGGGAAAAGTTGCGGTTGCCGGGGCTTGTCACTGCCTGGGCCTTTCTCGTGATTCGTTATGTTTTGAGTTTGATTGCTCTCTACTAGCTCCTTTCCTTTCCATCATCCTCGGAGAATGTTGCAATAGCATGCATCAAGTGCAGAGACTTTGAATATTAGATTCACTACGTATATATTAAACCAATAAAAAGACAGAGATTATACTGTAAACATTAGTCTTGAGACTCCTGAGTAGATGACATACACAAACAATGTGTTTCACATGCATGGGGGTAAAATTGTACTGTACTTGTCTAGCCTAATAAGAGAGCTCCTAGCTTAATCGGTTGTGTTATTACCTACCAGTTGTCATCAAGTATTTTCAGTGCAAAATCACTGCGAACCATGAAGACGTGGTAAATTTTTTTGGGGAACTGGTAAAAGGAAAGTTGTTActtgcttcaaaaaaaaaaaagttgctacTTGCTACGTAGTAGCAGTACCACGATCTTGCTAGTGGAGTGGTAGCTGCCTGTTCTTGATGTTTTGTTCGTATCCTCGTGCCGCAGCAGAcgggggcagcagcagcaccagcaggcAGTAAGCTTTAGCATCCTTTGATGAAAATCTTCGGACGAGGCCCAAAATATTTCGTCCCctgttcctctctctctctctttcactGCAACAAGGTGCAGGATAAGCTTGCCCGGCGGACCCCCTGCCGTATTACTGCCACCTTTGTAGAACAGCGGAGCTTATCAGTTATCATAGCTCCCATGTACTTGTTACACCAACTCTGATCGTAGTAGCTCAAGTGTGGCTGTGTGGGGCATGGCTTCACGAATCACCAACAGTAATGGCCAAAGGACGATGTGCACCAGCAGTGTAGCAGACTGGCAGAGTTGGGCGAGATTGCTCGGATCATAGAGACAGTGGTAGCAAATACCAGATCCTCACTGCTTTGTAAATCTAGGGATGACTCTACATGTTTGGCTGATTCCAAAATCTTTAATCTGTTGGTCCATGgataggccttgtttagttggccaatttgggagatgcaaaatcactgtgccagcactgtagcacactgtagcgtttcgtttgtatttgtgaattattgtccaaatattgactaattaggctcaaaagattcgtctcgcaaagtacaacaaaaccgtgcaattaatttttaatttcgtctacatttagtactccatgcatgtaccgcaagtttgatgtgatggggaatcttctttttgcatagtgtcaaagttgggagttgggggtaactaaacatggcctagatACCAAACTGGTATTCTGAACCTGAACTCACTTAATGTACTCTGAACTTCTCTGTGGAAAGCTCCCAGTACCCAAACTATCATTGATTGCCTTCCATACCGATTTGATAAGAGGAACTATTCTAAACTTTGTAAATCCCGAAGATCTAAAGCCCTCATCATCGATCCAAACATCTCCCGATGTGTATCTTGCATCGAGAGATACATGCAGCAGATTGATCGAGAAAGCACACACGGTCCAAAAGCGAGATCAAACTGACCTGGAACAGAAATGAACTCCTTAAAAGGGGGTCAAGAAAGGCAGCCAACGAGTACTTAAAACTGACGTGTATCTGTAACCCGATACGACTCTTTTTTTGTGTAAACTCATGAGGTTAGAGACAAGCTTGTGTTGGGGCGTGACCTCTTATCTTTTTTTCAGTGGAGTGCTCGTACTGCTTCTCGTCTTTACTTGGCCGTTCTTTTCTGTGAGCGGTCAATGCAAAAGCAAGATGAAAATTGCCACTCCTTGGGAGCTGCTTCCACTATCATGCGTGATGACTGATGAAAGTGCAGTAGCTGTTGCTCTGCTGCTTGCGATTGCAGCGCCGTAGGTATGTACGTTTGTGAATACTGCAAGAATAACAGCTGCTCTATCTCTAGCCTTCTGCGACGCTGACCATTCCATCTCGagcaaaccttttttttttatcttcttcttttttttacctGTGCTTCTGTTGGGGACTTATTTTACCGTGGTCTTTACCTACTCTTGGAATGGTTGGTTGACACGCCTAGCATTGCAGGGCCGTCCTATTGTGTAGTGTGGTAGCGTCCTATCCTATGCCAAGAAGGGATGGCGGTAGCGCGGCTAGGAAAGGCAGGCGTTCTCGCGCCCTGTGTTGATGCTGATGATTCATGTACTTATGTTCCAAGTGGATTTTTGTCCCCAAGTGTAAACTTGGTTAGTGACTCAATTGGTTTATCATTTAATATTGGCTCTAAAAGATTACCCTATGTAAATGCACTTTTTAGTGATGTGATGTTGGAGAACCATTAACAATTGATCTATTGGAGCCATGGTTCCTGAAATCCGAGGTGACGCCAATGGTCTCCGATCCTGAGGATAAGAACCATCAACAAGAGAGGAACGGAAATGGTGCAGAGGGCGCCAAATCATCACTGCCGAGCGATTTTACTGTCTTCCCGACAATGCAATCGATGTTAGAATAGGGTAGTAGCTAGCATGGAATTATTGGCAACTTTCAGCTCCCAAGCGCTTTTTGCCCCGGAGCAGTAGAACGCGCGACTTTCCGAGCGCGCACAGCAAGACTCGCGAGCGGCAAAGCATGTGCGGGACACTTGGATCAGGCAGTTGCATCTTGCATGCAGTGGCCGGAAGAACAGTTTGTAGTAGCTAGCGGCCTAAGCCTAATACGCCGTATTGCCACTGCTGCCCTGCATTGAGTAGTCAGGCGTCCGTTCTATCAGGCTGTAGTACTGTTTTGTTGGACAACGACGAGATAGATTTAGTATTGCCATTCGCTTTCTACTAATAGCCAGTAAGTTACTATACATGTCTCCCCATGATCTGAAGAGATGAACGAATTGGCATTGGCATAAGCACCTGCAGCAAACGTCAGTAATGGGTATGACGAGCTGATGACGTACTGAGGCAAGAACTTCTGTTTGCAATACAAATCGGAAAGACCCTGAAATTTCAGCGTATAACTCCTCTGATGATCGAggatcacaattcacaagttAGAGCTGCAACTGTGTGGCAGGAACCTGCGTatatttcagaattcagatcagCAAGTAACAAGCCTGCGTGCAAACAAAATTTCAAACTCGCCAGCTGCTAGTTGTTGCCGAGGTACCGCACCACTCCAAGCCAACTGTTTCGGGAGCTAAAACTACAGCGAGATCTAACTGAAAAGCGAGACCCACAgcatttgcattgcatccatccatccacaacTGTTGCTCACCATTGCCACCCCTGACGATGATTGGCCTCCTTCACAGCGCGGACACAAATACAAGCGTACCAGCTCTGGTTTCCTTTCCGGTGCCCTTCTTTATTGTGCCTCTCGCAGCAGGTCGCCGCGCACCCAGCATTCTGCGCCATCCCAGCCATCACGCTCGAGCTCGCGCAGGTGGCGTGTGCCACGACCACGAAACGGTACATGGACCGGCACCGGGGTCGCTGGCCGTCGACAGCGTAGGGTGTGGCTGCGTTATGCCGCGTGCAGAGGTAAAGTTTTCACTGCCGTGGTGAAAACTGAACGTCTGAAGcagtctgaaactctgaaccaCACGGCCTGCGAACGTTTCTGCAGGCGACAGTTGAGGTGGCTGCCTATCTTTCAGTTTCAGCAGTTGAGCACTGTTATGATGCAACGCTTCAAACTTGTACTGGTTGTGAGTTGTTGATGGCGTCGTCCGATCCGAAATGATTCGGCGAAGGATCTAAGCTGATGAGCTTTGGGCCCGGCGGCACGGCGCTTTTGCTCCGCCCGTTTCAAATCAACAGGTCAAAGAGTGTGGGGAATGGATGGTTGTAAAGATTCGTAAAGATGAGCAAAGCGCCAAAGCGACAGGCTGTCTGGAAGTCTCGGCCTCGCCAGCAGCCCCGGTTTGTGATTGACTGATGGGTCGCCTCGTCTCGTCCCCAGCTAAACTGACGTGTAATCCGGGACGGGCGCTGCAGCCCACTGCCATTGGCTAGAAGCCTGCAACGAATCGTCGCAAAGAGAGAGAGCGCCAGAGCGGGCACAGACGACCACGGCCTGGGCTCACATCTCAGCCGAGCGGCAAGCCCGTCGTCCCCGATTTTTGAGGTTGGGATCCTTGTCCACAAGTGGTAAGGTCTTGCTGATTCAAACTTACTACTTACGAGGCCCCTGGCATGCATACACCTAGCTGCTAGGAATCGTTTGGTTCGTTCTCCTTTGTTGGCAGGAACTTTCCGAAGCTTTTTCGGCTCCTCGCCTCGCAGTTTTACACAGCGAGCGTTGGAGGATCATCGTCGTACCACAAAGACTTGATAAAAGACCACGAGTATTGCTGATCATCGAAGCTGCAACAAAAGTCAAGTGAGGCGACCCGGCGCTCCCGGGCCATGGGCTGCGGTccgcgcgtcgtcgtcgtgggcCTGGCGCCGAGAGCCCGAGAGAGCCGCGCGCCAGCAGGAGAAGCACAGGCACGGACGTGGAGCGCGCCGAGTGAGTTGGGTGTGAATTCGGACCAAACTTTTTCTTGTAATCAAACCATTGGCCGATATTACCAATGCATGACATCCAATTTTACACACAACCGTGAAGTGCCCGGCAACGACCCATCCAATTTTAGCTAGACATAGCTTTCAACAGGTATTCTTAATGCACAAAACAcgtttgcaaaaagaaaatgcagtacaaacacacacacacacacacacacacacacccacccATACAAACTGTACAGAACAAGATCATACTTGCTTCAAATGCATGCAGTCGAGATGGACGCATCAACCACGAGCCAATCTTTTACGAAGAAGCACAGCAAAAGCAGCAGAATTTCAGGATCGCCTTCTTAACCCCACCGCGTTTCGGCGCCGGGTTGCTCGGCCTCCCCCTCGCGGACTCGTCTCCCACGCGTCCCGATCCTTGAGCTCCTCCCTCCATCGCGAACGGGCAGCCAACGCAAGCAGCTCGAGCAGTCGAGCTCACGCAAGCGACTCGAGCTGCTGGCTTTCTCTACACCACAGCTTAGCTTAGCTCGCACGGATGCCATATTTATACACGATTTCCGTATGCCTTTTTACCACAAATGTGGAGACATTTCACGCCTGTTTCGGAGTACGAGCAGGAGAAATGCCCGTAGCACTGCGACGTGCCGATGACGCGGGAGATGTTAGATCCGTACGGTGCCTTTCTCGGAAAGGAGGTGACCGCCCGACCGTACCGACCAAGGAGCTAGCTTTTTCCTACCACTGACAAAAATGCACGGTAAGTTCTCGCGTTATAGCGTGTGCCTTCGCCACACGTCACGGCCAACGAGCATCCAGGTGAAACGAGCTCTGAACGTGCATGGAACATGGGAACGGTTCAGAAGAATTTTCATATGTGAGTTCTGAATCCGTGCACGATCTTAATAGAGTACTCAATCAGTCAATCTGTACTACATTACGATCGTTGACAACGCTGCTAGTGCTAAGCTTGCATTACaatcctgctgctgcttctacGACGCAATTGTACGGGCGGTGACATCCGCTTTCCCGTCGGGCTGGGGCCCATCAAATCTTgacttcttctttctttgtttttgttttttttgaaaagcaaCTGCCAAGAACTTTGTGAACTTTGCCGCGCATGTATTATTAATAGAGAAGAAGATCCAATTAAATCTTGACACTTGACCATACCCGTTTATAGTTTCACTCAACCCCTATAGCTGAAAAGATACCAATTAACAATGTACAGACACTCTAAAGGTCTTAATGTTCCCCCTCAACATGCCATTTTCAATAAGAACAAATACAATCGAAAGAATAATCATCATGGCCTCATGGGAAAGGATACAAGGGCTTTTGACATACGGATCAAACAAGATGTTAGCAACCAATATCTTCTGCACAAGGATCTTATCTTTGAGTGCTGCATCTTGCGTGGTGGATCGAACATTATCCAACATTTGGTTCGGCAGAAACTGGCTTTGAGAGTCAAATTGCAGTTACAAAATTGTGATGCTTCCGCGAGGAGAGATGTGCTTCAGCCCCTTGGACCTTGGTGATAGCAAGATCATATTCTACCAAGCGGTGACTCGTGGCTGTGCTCATCTACCAACCACAGCCCATGATCACGGAACCGTTTTATCTTCTTCTCAAACCCTGTGATGTAGTTATTATGTATAATCACATGCTTGCCCTTCGTCTCCTTGACCCATGTTTTATTCTTGAAATATAGGCCTCCAGTTGGAAATGCAGACTGAGGCAAGAGGTACACATCAACCTGCACGCATATATTCTGTTATTAATAGTTGACGGCAAGGATTCATATAAATATGACCAAGGAAGCAGAACAGAACCCTTAGCTATGTGGCATATTGTTATTCATTTCAGTATCTGGACCACATCCATAAAAATACTTCCAGAAACAGAAAGTAAACTAAAAACAAATATAGAATGCAGCAAGGTTGTTGCCAGAAGACATACAGGATTTTATTGTTCAGACCTTTTATCAGAAAGGCGCTGCActtcactccactccactcagAAAAATAGGGAGTAGTAACTAAGAAAACACAGCTTTGTATAACCTATGTGTGCCTATTAAAGAGACACTATACAAATACAGTTCCTTAGAAGTTACTCCCTATGTTTCCTGACTTAAACTGACAGTCCTAAATAAAGCTTTTGGTGACCTTTATCTTTTCTAATTACTAATTATATGCTTGtacaaaatataaaatattaaaTTAAAACATTCTATCAAGGTTTTTAGAAGGTTGACTACACACATTCTGAAAATGACATCCATATGGAAACAGAGGAAGTAGAAGCCTAAAACTAATATCATGATTTGGTTACTCTAAGGTTGATATCATCCGATTGAGGCCTCACCAAAGTTGATAAATTATATTTGACTCTAGGAAATATCATCCAATTGTAAAGAAAAGTCACTATTTTTAGGGGAGATCTGCAGATGATATTGAGAATCACGTCTAGAAGGCTGATGTGCTTATTGTAAAATCTAGATGGTTTCAGATTTATTATTTATAAGCAGACATGTAATGTTACAAATTCACAAGTCCATGTTGCCTAATTCACAAATTCATAAGTGATGGTGCAGCCCCCATGGTGCTACCACTCGCCCATCACATGCACATCTTACTTTCATTACTCAATATGCGCTCTTCATTTAGCATTATTAATGTACAAATTAACCACACACCATTAATTAGTCCAAGAAGTCGAGCAGATAAATGGTAAGATCTATTACCCTACTATGCATATGATCAGTTCAAACAAATGCTCCAAaaccataaaaaaaaacaactgcAAATCATCTGTTTAGATTTAAGAATAAATGCAGAACATATGCTAGTACAGCCTTTCCTTTGTCTCCTTGCATTGTAAGTGAAGAAATTTAGGATAAACAAACCTGCCCAGCAGTCTTGTTCAAAGCCCAGTTGAAAGCTGGCTGATCATTTGATTTCCTCTGCTTTGACCAGGGCTGCTCCTTGAGCTCCTCGATCCACTTCCTTAACAGCAGTTTGGCACCTTCTGTTGGCCGGAGGAAGATCATGCAGCTGCAAATATATGTCCGTCCTTTCTTTCCCGGTGGTGGCAGCTCATGTGAATGATCGAGTGGCTTCACCTGCAAACCACAATTCCAAGTTCCAACCCAATAAGTTATCTTCAACCAAACCCCAATTGCAAACGCGGCAACTGCTCACGTACAGGAGTCATATCATCCATGAAGTACACATCGTGATCCCCGACGAGGTAGGGAAACGGGTCGGCGAGCCACACCATGTCGACATCGTTGTACATGACACTGTACCCCAGCTCAAGAATCTGCAGCAGGTGCCGTGGCCGGCGCGAGGTGAAGTTGAAGAACCCCTGCAGTCACAGACGGACAAGATAGCCGCAGTTACGCATGAGGACATTTCATCGAACAGCTCGGATGGAAGGATTTCTCCTCACCTGGGATCCAAACTTGTGGGCTGCCTGAGCGTCGGGTGCGGGGGGCACGAGGACGGCGTGGCCGGGCCAGGCGGCGTTGATGCGGTCGAGGGTCTCGTAGTCCTCGGCGATGACGAGCACCTGGtccgcgcggccggcgcggcggacgcTGATGAGCCAGTTGGAGAGGAAGGGGTGATAGGGTCCAGAGaccgcggcgaggaggacaGTGCCgttgcccgcggcggcggcgaaggccgcGGCCTCCTGGAGCGTGTAGGCGCGCCACGGGGAGGCGGGGACTGAGGAGGGGCGAGTGGGGCCCCAGGGTACGAGGAGGGCGGCGAAGAGGAGAAGcgcgaggagggagaagaggtaGGGGAGCGTGAGGAGCGGGAGCGGGCGGGACGGGGCGTTGGCGGAGGTGGCTGAGGGGGAGGAGACGGGGAGGgagtcgccggcggccggcggcttcTGGTGCGGCCGCTGGTGGAGCGACATTGCGGCTTGCCGGAGATCAGGGTTTCCGGAGGTGGGAGTGGGAGGAGGGGAGTGTGGAGTAGTCGTACTGTAGAGTCACGCGGCGTTGGCCGGTGGTGGTGAACCGGTGATCCGGATCCCGGCCGGGGGCGGCGATGGCGTGGTTGATTCCAGTGGCGGACCCACCAATAGTACGAGGTAGGGCGGCCGCGATGCCGACGGTGAGACCCTCCGCCCGGCTTTCCCCGGCGGCGAGCATCATCCGCCTGTGTATGCTGCGGGAAGATGATGACCCACCGAAGGGGTATATGGGCCATTGGGCCTTAAACGTTACAGACGAGGCAAGAGTCACTTCTTTCAAAAGATTTCGACTTTTGACCATGAACCACGCAATGATTCTCTTAAAAATGAAGCAAATATTCGATTTCCTTTCAATTTAAAAGGGTGATTACATTACATCATGACACATAGACGTAGTCCACAGGACGAACCAAACATATAAATTATTATGATAATCTAAACAGCACACCTGCAATATCACAAATCAAATGAGGAGCGCACAAGAACAAACTGCTTGGCGACAGACCCAGGACAACAACAGCATCTGGTTTGTCACGTATTCTGACATTGAAAACAGCACAACACACTATCACATGACATATACACGAACCCAAGAATAATAATTTCCATGAGGTAGAGCTGAAGACACCCTTTTGATTCAGAGGAGTTTTGATCCATCTCAATCTTTGGTCTTGGATGATGAAAAGCAGCCGAATATCAGATCCCACATGCCCTTCTTCACCTTGTTGTGGTCCGGCATCTATCTTTTATGAGAACTTGACAGCTAAAAACAATGGAAGATGCCTGAAAACTGCTTACTTAAACTGAGCACGGCAGGATGCTGGGTGGCTTTGGTGCAGACAAGCAGCGTCGTGAGGTCCCTTCTTATAGAGGTCCTATAACGGAAGTACATGAATATTGATGTTAAAAAAGGACGAACAAGCTAGCTCCATATGTACAGTGTTATTGTACTGTGTTCCGCGCACTACCGCGCCCCACGACCAAGGAAACttgggccgtgtttagttggggaatttgggaggtgccaaattactgttacagcactgtagcacactgtagcgtttcgtttgtatttgtgaattattgtccaaatattgactaattaggctcaaaagattcgtctcgcaaagtacaacaaaactgtgcaattagtttttaatttcatctacatttagtactccatgcatgtaccgcaagtttgatgtgatggggaatcttctttttgcatagtgtcaaagttgggagttgggagtaactaaacatggccttggcATGCACGAACGAGGAAAAGTACATGAAAACCACAGAAAGGTTCAATCTGCAGGTCACATCTTGTCACACTTGAACACTACACTGTCATGGAATGTTCACTGAAAGGAGCGCGTAGAATCAATTCAACTAGTTGCCCCTTGTGAAGTTAAAAAGTGAGTTGCTTGCTATCCAAGGCTGCTTACTCTGAACCAGTCGTCTTACAACTGCACAATTCGTCTGAAAACTCCTGCAAATTCTTCAACCCTGCAACGCTAAACGCACGACATGATCAGAGACAGTGTTGAGAGTGCTAGCGTGTCTGAGTGGCTCCTGTGGGCTTCAAGTCATCCCAGGTTTGATGCCTTCAATGGTCGGCATGCATGCGACACGACTAATGGATCCGCTGTTACGCGTAAAAGGGAACTCGGCGGTTCGACGGAAAAAAATATGCTCCCCTTGAGCGTCCTTGACTGTAGAAGCATAAAGCGTGCGGACCGTTTACCTGGCCAGCTTGGAACGGTTCAACAATTGAACCACTGCTGATGAATGATGATTCTTCCAAACTCCAAAGAGATGCTAAACGAACCTTTTTGCGTATTGCGTACGTTGCGACGTCGTCTAACGGGAGAACACAGCATCCCTACGCGTTGCGTAAATGCATGCCTTCACCATGCAGGAATATTTGGAGCATCGCGTTTTAGCTTCATCAAGAGAGAGGAACAGAAAACAGAGTGCTTGTCTATGTGACACCCTGTGGTTGCTCTCCATGTGCATGGAAAATGGCATGATACACATACACGTCTCTCTTGAACACTCGTCAAAGCTTCAGAGGACCTCCTTCCGGTTCACTTGCAACTTTTCAGAGAATTTGCTCGGGGAAGAAACATCATATACGTCTTCAGAGAGTTCAGAAAAACTAAGGGGAGTAATGCTATCGATCAGGGTGTTTACACATCTAGAACAAATTTGCCGAACCTGCAGCTGCAGCCCTCCAGAGTCTACTCCAGATTGCATCTGGTACAGTTTCGAGCAAATCAACACACCACGGAGGCACGGAGTGGTCGTGTTGCGTAGTTAAAATTTCAACTCCTACTGCCGGAGACCCATGGGGTTTGTAACCTCGTTCTTTAGGACCCACTTATGGTGGACCGTAAACATGAAAGATTTTATTCCAGGATCTGTTTTACACGATACTTAGACctgtttggtacagctccacCTAATTCTGATTCTCTATTGGAGCCGATTATCTGATAGAAGTGATTATGttgctgaaagtgattctctagcataaactcttaaaatcaggatggagaatcacttcacagaatcagaagAAGCTACTTATTTCAGCTCCcaacctcttagttcatttcagagaattaCTTCATaaaatcagcagagaatcagctctgaaACTCTGCCAAACGATCACAACAAACAAGACCAGACACGAATCGAATCAAACAACCAAGTACACGGACTCACTACATACATCGTGTTCCATCAGACAGATCCTGAGCAACCTATACAAAAGAATTTGGCTAGCTGATCACATCCCTTCACCTCTCGTGAGTTTAACTCCGAATCAATCACTTCGTCTTGGGCGATGAGCAGCCGCAGAGGAGCTCCCAAATGCTCTTCTTCACGCCGTTACGCTTTGCCATCCTTCACTCGAGAGATCGCCGAGCTCAACAAGTTCAAAGCTCTCCGAGAAGATGCTCCTGGAAAGAATACGAGGcatctttattttctttacatGACAACATTAGCTCAGAAAACTTTTCTCACAGCGAAAGAATAAAAAACATAACTAACTATTTCTTATATCCAAGTACTAGAAGCAAAACAAGTGAAACCAGCTGCGACGAGAATAGAAGCATGCCATATGCATACTGCATCTCTTGACAAAGACGATACCTGAAATAGAAGCTCCCCTGAAACTGACCAAGCAGTGAGCAAGCAGCAAGGTGTGCCTTTGCTTGGAAGCCTGCTGCTCCTTTTATAGTGCGTACCGCATGTAGTAAGTTCGCTGAAGAGTATCCCCTTCTTC contains:
- the LOC101761931 gene encoding UDP-D-xylose:L-fucose alpha-1,3-D-xylosyltransferase MGP4, whose amino-acid sequence is MSLHQRPHQKPPAAGDSLPVSSPSATSANAPSRPLPLLTLPYLFSLLALLLFAALLVPWGPTRPSSVPASPWRAYTLQEAAAFAAAAGNGTVLLAAVSGPYHPFLSNWLISVRRAGRADQVLVIAEDYETLDRINAAWPGHAVLVPPAPDAQAAHKFGSQGFFNFTSRRPRHLLQILELGYSVMYNDVDMVWLADPFPYLVGDHDVYFMDDMTPVKPLDHSHELPPPGKKGRTYICSCMIFLRPTEGAKLLLRKWIEELKEQPWSKQRKSNDQPAFNWALNKTAGQVDVYLLPQSAFPTGGLYFKNKTWVKETKGKHVIIHNNYITGFEKKIKRFRDHGLWLVDEHSHESPLGRI